A single genomic interval of Natranaerovirga pectinivora harbors:
- a CDS encoding gamma-glutamylcyclotransferase, with translation MNKFFTQKYCDRCGGSLDKGRIMSMFNTECICMECSRKEKQDKDYKKAVEAEHNEVKKGNYNYKGIRD, from the coding sequence ATGAATAAGTTCTTTACTCAAAAATATTGCGATAGATGTGGAGGTTCTCTGGATAAAGGAAGAATAATGTCTATGTTTAATACAGAGTGCATTTGTATGGAATGCTCTAGAAAAGAAAAACAGGATAAAGATTATAAAAAAGCAGTTGAAGCAGAACATAATGAAGTTAAAAAAGGAAACTACAATTATAAAGGCATTAGAGATTAA
- a CDS encoding RNA polymerase subunit sigma-70 encodes MLAEEKEKTRELRLKGMGYKGIAALLGLSRDSVRGFCKRNGLDGDSCVVALNVEEKVKQNLLCVCCEKPIKQKGQGRTRKFCSEECRRQWWKNNQDKRNKKETATYKYTCPYCGQDFSIYGNKKRKYCSHNCYIRDRFWREEDGIQETANRFTNTC; translated from the coding sequence ATGTTAGCGGAAGAAAAAGAAAAAACTAGAGAACTTAGATTAAAAGGGATGGGGTATAAAGGGATTGCAGCTCTTCTAGGACTAAGTAGAGATAGTGTAAGAGGGTTTTGTAAGCGAAATGGATTAGATGGCGATTCTTGTGTTGTTGCTCTTAACGTAGAAGAAAAAGTAAAACAAAACTTACTTTGTGTCTGTTGTGAAAAACCAATTAAACAAAAAGGTCAGGGAAGAACAAGGAAGTTCTGTTCTGAAGAATGTAGGAGACAATGGTGGAAGAACAATCAAGATAAAAGAAATAAAAAAGAAACAGCAACATACAAATATACCTGTCCATACTGTGGTCAGGATTTTAGTATTTATGGGAATAAGAAAAGAAAATATTGTAGCCATAACTGTTACATTAGAGATAGATTTTGGAGGGAAGAAGATGGAATTCAAGAAACTGCAAATAGATTCACTAATACCTGCTGA
- a CDS encoding phage terminase small subunit P27 family — protein MAQRGRKPKPTAIKELEGNPGKRALNEFEPKPEKKAPKCPTWLEPEAKKEWKRIAAQLEELGVLTEVDMAAFAGYCEAYARWKEAEEFISKHGTIVKTPSGYWQQVPQVSIAQTYLKLMIKFCEQFGLTPSSRSRIVADTGSKDSNDPMELLLINGGKKDVR, from the coding sequence ATGGCACAAAGAGGAAGAAAACCTAAACCAACAGCAATTAAAGAATTAGAAGGCAATCCAGGAAAAAGAGCTCTTAATGAATTTGAACCCAAACCTGAGAAGAAAGCACCCAAGTGTCCTACTTGGTTAGAACCAGAAGCTAAAAAAGAATGGAAAAGGATAGCAGCTCAATTAGAAGAATTAGGCGTATTAACAGAAGTAGATATGGCTGCCTTTGCAGGGTATTGTGAAGCCTATGCAAGATGGAAAGAAGCAGAAGAATTTATATCTAAACACGGAACAATTGTAAAAACACCAAGTGGTTATTGGCAGCAAGTGCCACAGGTATCTATTGCCCAAACTTATTTGAAATTAATGATTAAGTTCTGTGAACAATTTGGATTAACACCTTCATCAAGAAGTAGAATTGTTGCGGATACAGGAAGTAAAGATAGTAATGATCCAATGGAATTACTCCTCATAAATGGGGGGAAGAAAGATGTTCGATGA
- a CDS encoding DUF1492 domain-containing protein, whose product MNAREYLSQAMWLDKIINQKLEEQERLKALAEKTTPSYSPVKVTGGERKNIREEHNVKLIDLKYELDETVDRFVDLKREIMDTINQLDELKYQLLLAMRYIDGKSWNEVAVVMGYDKRYTLKLHDIALKKIEKIMKKNKKDTKKHLPTTLEGDIV is encoded by the coding sequence ATGAATGCAAGGGAATATTTATCACAGGCAATGTGGCTTGATAAAATCATCAATCAGAAACTAGAAGAACAAGAAAGGTTAAAAGCCCTGGCAGAAAAAACTACACCTTCCTATTCACCGGTAAAAGTAACTGGTGGTGAACGTAAAAATATTAGGGAAGAACATAATGTGAAACTCATTGATTTAAAGTATGAGCTTGATGAAACAGTGGATAGGTTTGTGGATTTGAAAAGAGAAATTATGGATACCATAAACCAGTTAGATGAACTTAAATATCAATTACTACTGGCTATGAGATATATTGATGGTAAAAGTTGGAACGAGGTTGCTGTGGTAATGGGATACGATAAAAGATACACATTAAAGCTTCATGACATCGCATTAAAAAAAATTGAAAAAATAATGAAAAAAAATAAAAAAGACACTAAAAAACACTTGCCAACCACTCTTGAAGGTGATATAGTATAA
- a CDS encoding phage/plasmid primase, P4 family, producing the protein MEFLKGYIKTKGKKPIEPYRNKTSFYSYDHIRKLNADFAGILQDGMVQIDIDDEEEAKLVKQIITELDIKCPVLKTDRGNHFYFRNTEVKKKQTKLITPIGVIVDVAVGEQNAPVPIKVFGKTRRWLNKIETVEETDFLPDWLRPLKKNNIPDFKSLEEGDGRNQTLFNYILTLQSEGFSKESIKDIIHIINQYVLKAPLDDKEVDTILRDEAFLKQTFYIKSKFLHDRFAKFLVSEEHIIKINSQLHIYQKGIYTSNLLAIEGSMIKHLPELTKSKRNETMHYLELIAKEVRPSYEDFSLLAFKNGVYNLTDDSFNDHSPDHIITNCIPWDYNPAAYFELTDTVLNNISCNDTEIRSLLEELIGYTFYRRSEMGKAFILTGEKLNGKSTFLDMITMLIGSHNISALDLKDLGERFKTAELFGKMANIGDDIGDEFIADPSIFKKLVTGDRVNAEKKGKDPFDFNNYAKLLFSANNIPRVKDKTGAVQRRLLIIPFNARFSPDSPDFKPHIKQLRCIKSTWSIAFTITSSHLVTLSFPGRLIEDLIIESLIRKLMVRNTGYLRGMTRPIWVKVMSNMSSRF; encoded by the coding sequence TTGGAATTTTTAAAGGGATATATTAAAACAAAAGGTAAAAAACCCATTGAACCTTATCGAAATAAAACTTCATTTTATAGTTATGACCACATTAGAAAATTGAATGCTGACTTCGCAGGAATCCTACAAGACGGCATGGTCCAAATAGATATAGATGATGAAGAGGAAGCAAAACTTGTAAAACAGATAATTACAGAGCTAGATATCAAGTGTCCAGTCCTTAAAACCGATAGAGGCAACCACTTCTATTTTAGAAATACAGAAGTAAAGAAAAAACAAACAAAACTTATCACTCCCATAGGTGTTATTGTAGATGTGGCGGTAGGTGAACAAAATGCTCCAGTACCTATTAAAGTATTTGGAAAAACTAGAAGGTGGCTAAATAAAATTGAAACGGTAGAGGAAACGGACTTCCTACCGGATTGGTTAAGGCCTCTAAAGAAAAACAATATCCCAGATTTTAAGTCCCTAGAAGAAGGAGATGGCAGGAATCAGACCTTATTTAATTATATACTTACCCTCCAATCTGAGGGATTTAGCAAGGAGAGTATTAAAGACATCATCCATATTATTAATCAGTATGTCTTAAAGGCACCACTTGATGATAAAGAAGTAGATACCATCCTTAGAGATGAAGCCTTCTTAAAGCAGACTTTTTATATTAAATCTAAGTTTCTCCACGATCGGTTTGCCAAATTCCTAGTAAGTGAAGAGCACATTATTAAAATAAATAGCCAACTGCATATTTATCAAAAGGGCATCTACACCAGCAATCTCTTAGCCATTGAAGGCTCTATGATAAAACATCTTCCTGAACTAACAAAATCAAAAAGAAATGAGACAATGCATTATCTAGAACTTATTGCTAAGGAAGTCAGACCAAGCTATGAGGACTTTAGTTTACTGGCCTTTAAAAATGGAGTGTATAACTTAACAGATGATTCCTTTAATGATCACTCTCCAGATCATATTATAACTAACTGTATTCCCTGGGATTATAACCCAGCAGCATATTTTGAGTTAACAGATACGGTTCTCAATAACATTAGTTGTAACGATACAGAAATTCGGTCGCTTTTAGAAGAACTGATTGGCTATACCTTCTATCGCAGGAGTGAGATGGGAAAAGCATTTATACTTACAGGAGAGAAGTTAAATGGAAAATCCACGTTTTTAGATATGATCACGATGCTTATAGGTTCACATAATATCTCAGCTCTTGATTTAAAGGACCTAGGAGAGAGATTTAAAACTGCAGAACTCTTTGGGAAAATGGCCAATATTGGTGATGACATTGGAGATGAGTTCATTGCTGATCCATCTATATTTAAAAAACTGGTAACGGGAGATAGAGTAAATGCTGAAAAGAAAGGCAAAGACCCCTTTGATTTTAATAACTATGCTAAATTATTATTCTCAGCCAACAACATTCCAAGGGTGAAGGATAAAACCGGTGCGGTACAAAGAAGACTTTTAATTATTCCTTTTAATGCAAGATTCTCACCAGATAGTCCTGATTTTAAGCCACACATTAAACAGCTGAGGTGTATAAAAAGTACCTGGAGTATTGCATTCACAATAACTTCCAGCCACTTAGTCACATTGAGTTTTCCAGGCAGATTAATAGAAGATTTGATTATAGAATCATTGATAAGAAAATTAATGGTAAGAAATACAGGATATTTAAGGGGAATGACCCGTCCAATATGGGTTAAGGTTATGTCCAATATGAGTTCAAGGTTTTAA
- a CDS encoding HNH endonuclease yields the protein MPMKPKKPCKHPRCPKVTDGNYCDEHKRLYENRASASERGYDSRWRKARSRFLKVNPFCVKCKDDGKLTEATVVDHIIPHRGDKLLFWDESNWQALCKRCHDKKTMTEDIYEEYKY from the coding sequence ATGCCGATGAAACCCAAAAAACCGTGTAAGCATCCTAGATGTCCAAAGGTTACTGATGGAAATTACTGCGATGAGCATAAAAGGTTATATGAAAATAGGGCCAGTGCTAGTGAACGAGGGTATGACAGTAGATGGAGAAAAGCTAGAAGTAGATTTTTAAAAGTGAATCCATTTTGTGTAAAGTGTAAAGATGATGGCAAGTTAACTGAAGCTACAGTGGTTGATCATATTATTCCACATAGAGGAGATAAGCTATTATTTTGGGATGAGAGTAATTGGCAGGCTCTTTGTAAGAGGTGTCATGATAAAAAGACGATGACAGAAGATATATATGAAGAGTATAAATATTGA
- a CDS encoding site-specific DNA-methyltransferase, whose amino-acid sequence MEFKKLQIDSLIPAEYNPRKKLKPGDSEFEKIKNSITEFGYVDPIIVNKDLTVIGGHQRISVLKTLGYTEIDCVVIDVDKTKEKALNIALNKISGEWNKELLAELVKDLQSLDYDTSFTGFEPPEIDALFNEVYPKGVKEDDFDEPLPEEPITNKGDIWLLGRHRLICGDSTKLETYEKLMDGNKANLVVTDPPYNVAYEGNAGTIQNDNMEDEKFYEFLLEAYKGMYKSIADGGSIYVFHADKETVNFRLAFKDAGFFCHQTCIWIKNSPVLGRCDYQYNHEPVLVGWKPTASHKFYGDRKQRTTWNFDRPTKSKHHPTMKPVALVAYPITNSSLTNSIVLDPFGGSGSTLIACEQTDRICYTIELDEKYADVIVKRYIEQVGNEEKVSLLRSGEEIPYKDIVS is encoded by the coding sequence ATGGAATTCAAGAAACTGCAAATAGATTCACTAATACCTGCTGAATACAATCCAAGAAAAAAGCTAAAGCCTGGTGATAGTGAATTTGAAAAGATTAAAAATAGTATTACGGAATTTGGGTATGTGGACCCTATAATAGTAAATAAAGATTTAACAGTTATTGGAGGGCATCAAAGAATTTCTGTCCTTAAAACTTTAGGCTATACAGAAATAGATTGTGTAGTTATTGATGTTGATAAAACCAAAGAAAAAGCATTAAATATTGCTCTCAATAAAATAAGTGGTGAATGGAATAAGGAATTACTTGCTGAGCTAGTAAAGGATTTACAATCTCTAGATTATGATACATCGTTCACAGGATTTGAACCGCCAGAAATAGATGCATTGTTTAATGAAGTATATCCAAAGGGTGTTAAGGAAGATGATTTTGATGAGCCCTTACCAGAAGAACCAATTACGAACAAAGGGGATATTTGGCTGTTAGGAAGACATAGATTAATATGTGGTGATAGTACAAAATTAGAAACCTATGAAAAATTAATGGATGGCAATAAAGCAAATCTAGTCGTAACAGATCCACCTTATAATGTAGCCTATGAAGGGAATGCTGGAACAATACAAAATGATAATATGGAAGATGAAAAATTCTATGAGTTTCTATTAGAAGCTTATAAAGGGATGTATAAAAGTATTGCAGATGGTGGTTCAATTTATGTATTCCATGCTGATAAAGAAACGGTGAATTTTAGACTAGCTTTTAAAGATGCAGGATTCTTTTGTCATCAAACTTGTATATGGATAAAGAACTCACCAGTATTAGGACGTTGCGATTATCAATATAACCACGAGCCCGTACTTGTCGGATGGAAACCAACTGCAAGTCATAAATTCTATGGCGATAGAAAACAAAGAACTACCTGGAACTTTGATAGACCGACAAAATCAAAGCACCATCCAACAATGAAGCCAGTAGCATTAGTAGCTTATCCTATAACAAATTCAAGTTTAACAAATTCTATTGTATTAGATCCATTTGGAGGAAGTGGTTCAACTCTTATAGCTTGTGAACAAACAGATAGGATTTGTTATACCATAGAGCTTGATGAAAAGTATGCAGATGTGATTGTAAAAAGGTATATTGAGCAAGTAGGAAATGAAGAAAAAGTTTCTTTATTAAGGAGTGGAGAAGAGATTCCTTATAAAGATATTGTTTCTTAA
- a CDS encoding DUF7768 domain-containing protein, with protein MGVNLYNSEGYLDPTAYEAIKNIEEEIKLEKKKVVFICSPYAGDIELNTERAKRYGRFAITKNTVPFIPHLLYPQLLDENDMDERNLGISMGIRMLSLCHELWVFGERVSSGMAVEIAKAKALKIPIKNFTIHCKPRKEVE; from the coding sequence ATGGGTGTAAATTTATATAATTCTGAAGGGTATCTAGACCCGACAGCATATGAAGCAATAAAAAACATCGAGGAAGAAATAAAGCTGGAAAAGAAAAAAGTGGTATTTATCTGCTCACCCTATGCAGGGGATATAGAGCTAAATACTGAGAGAGCCAAACGTTATGGAAGATTTGCTATTACAAAAAATACAGTTCCATTTATACCTCATCTACTCTACCCGCAGCTGTTAGATGAGAATGATATGGATGAGAGAAACCTAGGAATCAGTATGGGGATTCGAATGTTATCCCTTTGCCATGAACTGTGGGTATTTGGAGAAAGGGTTTCATCAGGTATGGCAGTAGAGATTGCAAAAGCCAAAGCATTAAAGATTCCCATCAAAAACTTCACCATACACTGCAAACCAAGAAAAGAGGTGGAGTAA
- a CDS encoding virulence-related protein — protein MDRKQLIKTLAEHFGTTPKYLGAPSFAYQVQAKDQELIIDKEGRIKNKEGKELEIENLLKGEEEQTPLEIQLPMEEHTGNTLRNLVNMIYSKQVLIKKALELEEDIVVKEFIEKINEVKLETLEVFKDKYEEIGTNKIPGIAFDFEERIITFRFLTNIDSTKEILEFISVLNKTAMKLKQTSGKQTETDNEKFTFRTWLVRLGLVGLEYKETRKFLLKNLDGNGAFRKQAGGEE, from the coding sequence ATGGATAGGAAACAACTCATTAAAACATTGGCAGAGCATTTTGGTACTACACCAAAATATCTAGGCGCACCAAGTTTTGCGTATCAAGTACAAGCTAAGGATCAAGAACTTATTATTGACAAAGAAGGTAGAATCAAAAACAAAGAAGGTAAAGAACTAGAAATTGAAAACTTGCTTAAAGGAGAAGAAGAGCAAACACCCTTAGAAATTCAGTTGCCAATGGAAGAACATACAGGAAATACATTAAGGAATTTAGTAAATATGATTTATAGCAAACAAGTTCTTATCAAAAAGGCCCTGGAGCTTGAAGAAGATATTGTTGTAAAAGAATTCATTGAGAAAATTAATGAGGTAAAGCTTGAAACCTTAGAAGTCTTTAAAGATAAGTATGAAGAAATCGGTACAAATAAAATACCTGGAATAGCCTTTGACTTTGAAGAAAGAATTATAACTTTTAGATTCTTAACTAATATAGACAGCACAAAAGAGATATTAGAATTTATAAGTGTATTGAATAAAACTGCAATGAAACTTAAACAAACATCAGGTAAGCAAACGGAAACAGATAATGAAAAATTTACTTTTAGAACCTGGTTAGTAAGACTTGGCTTAGTAGGTTTAGAATATAAAGAAACTAGAAAATTTCTTTTAAAGAATTTAGATGGGAATGGCGCATTTAGAAAACAAGCAGGGGGCGAAGAATAG